The following nucleotide sequence is from Anopheles stephensi strain Indian chromosome 3, UCI_ANSTEP_V1.0, whole genome shotgun sequence.
GTCCACACTGGCCCACGGAAGTACCCGGAGTCGGATAAATTCCTTTCAATCGGTGCAATGGTTTTCCTCGATCGATTTTCTCTGTTGCAGAGAGCACAATAGTTGATCGAAATGCACGCAAATCGCCCTGCTGTGGGTTCAGGTCCTGAAAGTCTTTTGAGGTTAGAGTACGAGAACTTATCCACCGGCGTGGCTGGGTGAAGCTTACCTTCCGCACACTAACTCACGTGCTGCAACAGTTGCACAGTGTGTGACGAACGTTTCGTGCGTGATGCAAACAGATACTTATattattaaagaaaaactggatgatataaataaaatttaaattatttataaacaatcaAGTATTAAACAAATAGAGTTTATAGAGTAGCTGTCCTCTTCTATCATCTATCacctttatttttaattttatcaatttattttacacctAAAGGGCTTTTCAATAGCATCAATCTCATGATAATATAGTCATGCATAATATCGTCAAGTAGGACAAGAAAGAGACGACACAAATTAGGATGAGGTAGGCTGGACCATATACCAGTAGGCTGGACTAACTGTCCAGTTTTCGGGTTTATttaagtcaaggaagtcagaaatgacaggccaaaaGCTGTCAAAGTTTTAGTGTCTTCCGAGTAAAGAAAGGCCTCAAACTCTCGAAGAATAAGAAGATACTTTCTATAGGGACTGACATCTCACCAAATCGTAGAATATTAGCAGGGCATTTAGTAACTTcctcgaaaaaaaaggcctCTAGCATGAAGCATACgaccatttttatttttatttcggaCGGGATTTTTATTCGAAAGGACGGCCAAACCGTATAACCTAAGCCCGTATAAACCTACGTAAAAGTGTAAGCCTTCCACCATGTCCCGAATAAATGTGTCTATTTCAGATATTGATTTCAAAATCGGCAAATCTCATGTACACAACTGTTTCAACAACTTTGTAAATGCTACTTCCGCTAACACTGTTTCTTATCGCTTATCGCAAACTTTAACCAACACCGACATCAAACGTAGTTCCCCTCACCGgttaacgcacacacaagcgcCGGTCGTATCGGTCACTCACCGGCCCGGCCGAGGTTCTCTTCCCGCATCAAGGTAGCAGCACTACATGTAAGGGATATTTATGTACCCATCCATCGTATCCGGGACGCGGCGGGACCATGGGTCAGTGGTGCCCGGAGGTGATGGGGACGAACGGGTGCGATGTTTGTTGTCACAGTTTCCTTCGGTCGCTTATCGCAGACCCACTCGATTAGATGCCGTACAGGAACGGGTGGCCCACACTCCCGCCCATTCGGGCCCCACATTAGTCACCGTTAGCTGCCATCGCTGACACCGCTGCAAAGCGCGCACGAATGTTGGTGCGATCACGGGAGCCGTCGAAGACACCCCCCGACACTGTACGGCCCTCCGCCCTCTCCCTCCAATATGACGATTTCTcttcacagacacacagcagCGGGGAAGATAAGCGAAAATAATGCCCAGCAGGAAGTATCGGGGCTCGGTGGTAGTCGTCGGGGTTTCGGTCAGTGTTGGGCAGCCGTCGATTGCGGGTAGATGGGTGACTACCACTTAAGGCTTAGCGTTTCAATGTTGCATTTCGTGATGCTGCGATAGTGCTTGCTGGCTGGATGCACTTTAGCGGACTTACCGTCATCTGCCGACTCACGCCTCGATAGGCAGTTCCTTTCGTGTGGAGCATCCTTCGATCGGATCGATCCGAAAGGCCGCTCGCTTGCTTAGTTTACGCGTGCCTtgtatgcgtgtgcgtgtgtgtgtgtgtcttggtgaataaataaatgctcTGCGGTACGGTGCGCTGTGTGAAGTGCGAACCTTCGCGTTGTGATTTTAACGTACCGGACACTCGCTAGGGTGCGATACCTGTGACGGGACAGACACGAGGTGAGCCCGTGTTGTTCCGCTAACCTACACGAGAACATGGCCACACCAATATTCAACATCGTCGTGGTGGGCGATGGTGCGGTCGGCAAGACCTGCCTGCTACACGCCTACACGGACAAGTCGTTCAAAAACTTCTACGAACCTACGATGTAAGTACGGGAGACGGCGGACGGCGGCACGTTGCTTACCGCTAACCATCATATGATTGCACTCTTTGGTTTTGTGTCCCTCCGTTCGGTACGCCCATCGCTGGATGCCATTGCCAATCGGACAGATACGATAAGGAATCAATTGAAATGATACTCGACGGGCAGAAGTACACCATACAGCTGCACGATACGGCCGGCCAGGAAGAGTACGACAAAATCAGGCAACAGTTTTACAAGCGGGTAAGAAACGCCGTACTTCGTGGCTGAATTTGTTTGTTATGGGGAATTCGTATTGGTTGAAAAGTTGGCGTAGGTAGAACTTACTGTTACAGGCATTCATCAGGTGGGTTGGTGCGCCTTTACGGCATGACAGTAAACTTACATAGGTGGGACTTATTCGGGGTGTTTCCTGTTAAATCTAATGACCTTTCGAAATCTAACTTCTAAGTCTAATTACATTGTGActtcaattcaattaaattaaattgtattcaAAACGCAATAATTTACTAATAAGCACAATAATCATCAGACAGCACAAAAAGTTTGAGTAGATCTTAAACAGAAGCAGAACCTGATGAAGAAAATCGAGTCGGTTTTCGTCTGGATGCTTTATCGTTGTGAATGTTACCTCCGAGAACAGAATCTTCATGGCAAATATAAAGAATAACCAGGCCAAGATGGACTTTACTATACAAAACTCGCTGTCCAGGTGATAAAGCTCCCAGAATGAGCAGGTGACATGACATGTTTGCATCTCCATTGCCCTCACCAACGAccagtagattttttttttttgggaaatgcTCTATCATAGGTCCTTAGCGGGGGCCTTATTAAGTACCTTATTACATCATTCTTCACCGTGGGAAGTAGAGTAACCGACCGTCAAGCTAGCTTTTTGTTCTACATTTGGGTTGCAATCCACATATTAATTGGCACGTCTGCCGATTACCACTCTGAAGATTAGCGAATTTGGTTGCGAAGATTAGCTTAAACACTCCTGCTTGTAAGGTATAATCTTCACCTTCAAATAACATTTGAGTACTATTCTTAGCGAGCTTCACGATAGGATTATCGATTTTATTAGCCACTGAGGCGTTAGATCTATGATACGGTTAACAAGGATTGCGTGACTGCCTATACCAATTTTCGCCAGTACTTATCATAAAACTGCAACTTTATGTATTGCTGTGGTATAGCTTCTTTTTAGGCTCTTACGACACTTATTGTCAGGGTCTGTCTTATTTGCAGCAGTAGAGTAAGTAATTCAAAACTCCCAAAATCTTCAGACTGGATTCAACGAGTAGTATTGGTTTCCTTCAACCCATGACTGACTAATCTAAAATAGGAAATTCAAGTCATGGAATTCAAGCTGAAAATTCAAGTTGGAACGCTCTAGGATGATGGGCCCGTAAAGGAACTTATAGACAgacttctcttcttcttcgatggCAGTACAACCTccaaaggtctcggcctgccatattgctggctttctgtgacttgattttacccgcagcaaggtagtcagccctgcgtacacagggaggcggtcaggatgggatttgaaccccggtcctgtcgtgtgaagacctgtcgttgtcgcctcggccaccggacacagacagacagacagaggCAAGTAAATCGGTACGATCTAAAGATCCAAGTAGCAATCCTCGCTATGAAGCAAGCCTAAGCCACATGAAGCCTTTGGATTAACGCATCCAGACCGAACTAAAGTCCACGTGCTTTATCCGGCGGCAAAGGCGAACCAGAACTAAAGCTGCGTTTATAGACGACTCGAGTGAAAAGTCTTTAGATGCCTTCAATTCTAGTTGAGCCCTTGATAGAAAATGCATTCCAAACGACACAGACAAACTCCAATATAGAGCGCATAAGGCTGCAGTGCAAAGTCTGAGAATAACTTGAGTCCCTAAAATCAACGAATGTTGAATCGAATAGTCTGGTTGGCTATCATTATGAATTCTTCAACATGTTCTTTGATATTTAACTTGTCATGGAGGTCCACatcaatgttttgaataaaaGAAATCATTCGACGGGCTTGCTAACAAACTCATCATCTCCAGCAGTACGCATAAGTGAAATTTATCTGAAgtaaaaatagttttcctAATTAATTACACAATCAACGTTCATTTCCCTGAGCAATGTTACTCTTGtaaaaacaaacgattaaATAACATCTCACGACTAACTGCCTGTGGGAGAATAGCTGGAAGTGTTAAAGAGCtacacaccaaaaaaaggcTCACCTATCCCTAGAATCTAGTAAAAACACCTGCTTTGACGAGTACTATCAGCCACACATTTGCACATATTATTCGACACGGGGGACCTATTTTTGCTTCGTTAGTTCATGGTACTCGGAAAGCCTCACGCATGTTTCGaagcacacgcacgcaccgcaAAAAGTCACACTtgcagcaacaaacaacaggCGCACAATTCAACGCGAAAACACCTGCTTGTGGGGCACCTACACGAGTGCGTGCTGAAGATCAAACAACACACGCAGGGGTTCTAGGTGCACCCACTGCAGCCATTACACAATCAAGAGCTGGTGCTCGAAAACCGTAGTCCTGCTGACTACCCTTTGATCTGCCTGCCTGGCGCAAATGTTTACAACGCACCGGTACACGTGTACAACTGTTTTTTGGGATGATTGAAGAAGACTTCAACTTTACATAGCAGCGCATTATTAGAAGTTTAAGTATTTTACACGAATCTTAAGCAGATACAAAAATGCTTTATATTTTCTGCTACAGGCCCATTGCTTCCTCCTATGCTACAGTATAGACAACAGAGTTTCGTTCGAGAATGTGTCCACAAAATGGATTCCCGAGATCAAAACCGATCCACCGGTTCCGATTGTTCTGCTGGGTAAGGAGATATGACAGCTTAGTTTGAATTAGCTCTAAACAAAATATCCAAATTGTTTACGTTAATCGCTTCCAGGCACCAAGCTGGACAATCGAAAAGGAAGCAATAATGAAGTGTCCACAGGCGAGGGCGAACGACTAAAACGCTCCATCAATGCAAACTCGTTCGTGGAATGCTCGGCGAAGGATTATCGTAATGTGGAGCTAGCAATCGAGGAAGGAGTGCGAGCTTGTCTGATGGGTgtaccggaaccggaaccagATGATAGTTGGGATTGTCTGAGGAGCTGCAGCTGTTTTGAGTGATTGGTAAAGTTAAGAATGCGGTAGGGATTAGTGCTGAGGGGGCTGCAGATAAGAATCCTGATGGTATCGTGCCAATGAATCCGGACGTTTACGAATACAGGAttacaaatttaaaacattgctTAATCAAACACTAGTAGAGGTTTATCGACATCGTTAGAACCTACTTTAGATATTctacttttcttctttttttataagGCTTTCCCTGGAGAGTACGATTTCAAGATGAATATCACCTAGGTACAATTGTACTTTGTTTCCAGAATCGCACATTACAGTTAGCGAAACTAAGGGCAGGCCGTTCCCCATGAATAAaactaataaattaaaaaaagactATAATGTTCTAAAGTAAGTtatcagaaggattttttttacccgtagctgtgAAAGGAccgatcttcacgatgcggcaaatcttggagaagatgacGGAGCaccagctccactcctaccatctcttcattgtattaaagccgcatatgaaagcatagccagggtaaaactgtacaacgcaatgagctcttttggaatcccggccaagcttaccaggcttgtacgaatgacaatggccaacatcaacatgccaggtgaaggtggatggaaaactctcagggccttttgctaccaccaagggcctgcgccagggagatgggcttgcctgcctcctcttcaatctggcgctagagagagccatccgcgacccggaggtggaaacttcggagaccatcttctataagtcaattcagatcctggcatacgctgatgacatagacatctttggtttgaggctctcctatgtagcagaaccttatcaaaggatcgagcgtgcggcacagaacctcgggttggatattaacgaggcgaaaaccaaaatgatggtggcaccaccagcggccctgctaacaaacactgatttacgcaggggtgatgtacacataggtgaccgcaccttcgaagtcgtccaaaacttcacctgtctggggtcaaaagttagcaccgacaacaacattgatgttgagttacgcgcacgggtgctggctgccaaccgatcATACTGAGGAAATAgaagcctgaggaaacttctccactcaaaatacctgcCGCGACGAACGAAGCTGGGACTATACAGAACATTTacagtcccagtactcacatacgcttctgagacatggactctgtccaaaactgacgaagccctcttagccgcgtgcGGGAGGAAGATGCTTAGAAGAATTTTTTTccccgtgtgtgtggaaggacattGGAGGAGCCGCttcaatgacgagctctacgatgttcttaccatcgtgcagcgaattagactcgccaggctccggtgggctggtcacgtcatgagaatgacacaggacgacccagcccgtaaagtccttttaggccgtccacacggacagagaaggcgtggtaagcccaaattgagatggagtgatggcgttgatgcgtccgccaaaccgtgagcggtatcgaggattgttgcagcaggccatgACCGCGAAGCAATTGTAAttcctgataagtaagtagtaAGTTTGTTGACTTCCGTCCGGAACCCGTCTGGATGTACGCAAGACTGTCTATCCAGCTACTTAGTACAAATTGATCCTGTCAGAAAAAGCTGGATTTGCCTTTCTCTTGTATCTACACTATACCCTTAAAAACTTAAAGAACTTATAACTACGGTAAAGCAGTGGAACAATATACAATTTTAAGGTGTttcatttgaatttatttgtttcttcctAACCTAACCGACAGTCTGAGGTATGTACATTGTTGCGGGTTGTAGTTTCAATAAGTTTGCGTCGCATCCATACTGTCCCGCAAACTTGGTCTGAATGTtcttctcttgctctctctccctctctttctcatGGTCGACTGTTGTTGGCAAAGACAATTCTATCTGTTACTTAAATTCAAGCGCAAACTATGCTTaagtcacacacacgcatacaaatTAGAAGCTGCtttcagtttgtttttttcaacTGCTGCAAGCCAAACCAAAAGTTCATAGAAAAATAGTTTCAATAACAGTAAAAAGTAGAAGTATTCATAAACAACGCAATGAAAGCAGAAATTAACGGTCGTCAAACAAATCTTAGCAGCAGTGAAACTatcattaaaacaaataagtcgcaaaaaaatgggaagtAAAAGTTCTAGCCTTGCCGTCATAaagttcattttttaaatcattcttGTAGGAAAACACTGCTTACATAAAAAAGTTACACTCATCTAGCGGTTCCGCCAGCGCTTCTAAAACCCGCAATTGGAAGTGgttggaaaaatgtaaatgtcTGTTGCTTTCAGTACTTGCGATGCGAAATTTCCACCGAGCTTTTCAAAGTCAGCTATAGCCAACCTAGTTCCTGTTCTTGGCAAACGATAGCTTTGCGTGGAGCGAAGGAGAAAGAGCGGCTGGCCTGCGCTTCCATTACTTATCCAGGACTATATATTTACAGGTAACGTCGGTTTACCCGCTTTTGGGGCGATATTATGGTCGCATCACCGTAGATCGGTGAGCCGTGCGAGGTACCGCTCGTGTTGAAATCATGACTTAGATTGCCTGCGAAGGATAGAAGAGAAATTAATACAATCAATACTTTAAACTTAaaagggcggtccggtggtagatgtgacATCGGGgccagtcttcatacgacaggaccggggttcaaatcccatccgtcCCGTTTCTCCGTAGTGAGGAGCACTAACAATCCTACTAGGTGTGGTATCAATAAATCTAGTAACCTAAAAATGGCCAGCGAGGGACCTTAAGAGGTGCGTTATAACTACCGCAAAAAGGCCTCAAACTATTCCCTCTATAGCTTTGGGAATACAACCAACGTATTTCCCTTTTCGGAAAACCAATAACCTCCACGTCTGAGTGTATCTTTTGAATGCAATTTACTTGATGTACAAGCATATTTAAGTTACATTAGCGGCTTCCACCATGCATAACACAACTTACAGCCGTTCGGAGTGTTTGTCAAACATCGGAGGAACTGCTTTTTCTCTCCATTTCCCCACGAGAAACAGTATCCCCATAGTGCCTGGGTATCCATCGGCTTGTGTAGCGACGTATGCCGGGGCCGATAAGTTCTACACACACGTGACGGAAAgatgaatctttcaccgtgcAAGGAAGAAAAGCttgccgtgcgtgtgtgtgtgtttgttgtttggtttagaaaataaattgaagcgAGTAAATATTTTCCGCTGCAGCACGGGATGCTGCTACCGGTGCTGCCGTTTGATGCTTAGCCGCGAACACGATTCGGTACGTGTGCAAAAGCTCACCTTACATGAAAAGCAAACCAAGAGCGGGATGGTAGGCTGTGGGCACCTCCAGCATGGCTGGCGGAAACAACAAATACGCCAGACAATCGGTGTGGCCTTGATTTCTGACGTTCCGCCTATTTTCGCCGCTATGACAAACACAGCCGCGCGGTGGTAGCCTGCTTGAGACGAAAATTTTACAACGCGTACAGCAAAATCCTAATCCTCAGCCTGTCTTGTCGCACATCGGAaacagccccccccccccccctcactcCCCGGGAGCCGGAAAGGGCTTTAAGTATTCAGCGTGTGTGCGATGTTTAAATCTTGTTTACTGCATACGCGTGAGTGAAGAAGGAGACACGTACGTAACACTGGCGTGTGTCTTCAGGACATGCCGGCGAAATGGAGTCCGTAGGGGGTGGCCCCATCCGTTCGGCCATTAGTATGAGCGACTCTTACACCCATACTGGCACACCGGCCGTTAGAGGCCTGCTAATGTGCACTTATTATGGGGACactccgcaaaaaaaaattatggcaCCAATCTCCGGACACTTTACGACACCGGGACGTGACCTTAATCTGACCATCTGACTACTGTACTCGGGGTGTCACAGGTTTGAAGTTGGCCATAACCGATCGGTAAAACCAGTTCTAAAAATACCAATCGCCTTTTGCTATGAATAAAACCAACGTTGGTTCTCCTCATACAGTTTAAGCGCTATTAATTGCTATCGCCTTTCTACCATCGCCGTAAGGTTAATgtgaaaatcaaatttaaataccCCTAAAAAGAGAGCTAGCGTAAAAAGCACACCACAATTGAATAAAGtcgactcacacacacacacacatatcctGGGGTCCTGGCCATAAATCTCAGAATTTTCCTTTCGCACATGCAAACGGGTGCGACACAGGGCACAACAATAGCACCCACCGAACAAACTCGCTTTCACGCTTCCCGGAAGGTGTAACCGTATGTCATCAAAATCCAATCAATCAAATTTTACCGCAAACTGCTACTACAGCGGCACAACCGTTTTAGGGCCCGACCGTGGGCGATTGTTGTAAATCACCGGGacctccaccaccatcgtGTCAGGAGGAATGTCAGGAATTTTGGGGAGGGTGAATCAAACGGGATCCGTACCTTGTACTGCATTCGGCACGGTTGGCGTACATACAATTCTGAAGTCCCACCCTGCTCCGATCACCACTGTGGGGGGGTCGTTTGGCCACGCTGCAAACGTTCCAGCGAGTACTCGCTTCTATCGACCACTTAATCATACTACGATATACAGGCGCGCGAGGAGGACGCGCGAACAGCGAGGCTATACTTGAAAGGACTTTTCACAACAATGCTGCGGATACGGCGGCACACACTGCCTGCCGTCAGTTCACACCTGCACCGGCAAGCATTCCGCGTTGTCCGCCCGGAAGTTGGCGAAAAAGCTTTCAAGTTTTTCGAGTCTACCCTCCAAAGGTGCCAAACGATTGCCTCTTTCTCGTAAAGCCGTGCCGATggttgaaagcaaaaaaaaagacttccgATTTCCGCGACCACATATCAGCGCGAACcgtcaacaaacaaaatgaaatatGTAGATTTCAGAACCAGAAAggactacaacaaaaaaacacacagaaactCCCCCTTGCTGAACGATTTCTAAAATCTAACGGAGGCGAGCGCgggcaacaaaacaaccgCCACTCACCTTTCCCAAAGAGCTGCAGACACACGATCCTTGGGAAAAGCTCTTCtagggggtgtgtgtgtgtggaggggaGCGCGGGATTGTTTCCTTCTTTCGAAACGAAATGTCTTTGAATGCTAAATATATCAACGATGTGTCACGTAACAGGAAGGACAAAGTACACTTCCCGTGTGCCACAAGCGTGTGTGCAAGTCCTTCAGCG
It contains:
- the LOC118509489 gene encoding ras-like GTP-binding protein RhoL, yielding MATPIFNIVVVGDGAVGKTCLLHAYTDKSFKNFYEPTIYDKESIEMILDGQKYTIQLHDTAGQEEYDKIRQQFYKRAHCFLLCYSIDNRVSFENVSTKWIPEIKTDPPVPIVLLGTKLDNRKGSNNEVSTGEGERLKRSINANSFVECSAKDYRNVELAIEEGVRACLMGVPEPEPDDSWDCLRSCSCFE